In Rutidosis leptorrhynchoides isolate AG116_Rl617_1_P2 chromosome 6, CSIRO_AGI_Rlap_v1, whole genome shotgun sequence, the DNA window CATGCTCCTGCAAGTTGGTTAGTTTGATTGTATTTTTATAGTTTGCGTGTGGCAATTAATGAAATGGGATTGCTTATCCAAAGCTATTAAGATTGTTGTGTATTTTCTGTCTTGCTGTTTAGAATTGATTTGTTTCGTTAGTTGTAAAATAGTACAAAACTACTACAGAACAAGTTCTGTTTTCTTCAGTTGCTTATATGGACAGTGAATTTGCTGTTAGATAGGGTTGTATTTGACAGCTTTATGCTTTGATCAGCTTAAATAAAACTTTTTACCTTTGAAAAGATTTTTAAAAAGTAAGATCTTGATGATTAACATATTACTGTAATAGATCGATAGCAACTAATCTCATGAAACTTGTCTTTTGTCTttagaaatatatatatgtataccttagaCTACTACCTACCTATTTGATCTCATTATTAGATTGGAATGTGTAACATATAAAATGGGCACACAAATTATCAACCAGCTGCTAGCTGCGTATTTCAATTTCCTTAAAAGCGTAGCAGATAAAAAGATGCAGTTTTCTTAAACAAATCTTAAACTTTATGTGTTGATCGGACCCATAACCGGCTACTCTAGGTGATTGAGTCACGGACAATGTTCAGCAACAACATTGATAACATACTAAGTAAAGAATTGTGAACAGTACCAAAGGGCTTCTTGCCTAACGCTATCAAAATAACTCATCAATCTTGCATTTATGAGTTCGAGTTTTGTCGTGAATAGAAAGGGTGTGTGGGCGTTTTCTCTTATAAAAAGAAGTGTGAAGTCAGGAAAATGTCTCTTATATTTGACTTTTTAAAGAAATAATTTAATAAAGGTTGCTCTCGGCCACGGTCAAATGCCAATTACTACTCTCACACGGAGTTGTTGATCGCCATTCATGTACACATGAATTTAGTACCCTCTTTTAAGTTTAAGAATAATTGGGTTAAGTTTAGATTGAAAAAGTCAGAGCATTCAATTTGCTCTTTCTCTATCTACATGCATAGCACTAGAAATTTACAAATGCAACTAATTGCTTCTCTTAAATAGATTGTGTAAAAACTTTTACTTATAATCAAGACAAATATTTCTTCAAAAATAAATTACCAAACCGACAAATTGGTGAAAAGAAAAGGCCCAAGCAAAATTTGATAAATGTTCtacgaaatattttaatttttcatTTGGATCCAACATAAAATAGTGGGTCGAAACAACATGGAGTTGGCGTAGTGGTAGTGACTTGACTTCCCATATGAAAGGGTAGGGATTCGACTTCCACTCGCTGCAAAATTTCCCTTGTTGTTATCCGGCCATTCCATGTGCCTCGGAGATTGCGGACGTCTTGCGTTCAAACTTCACCCGGAGGGAGTTTTACCACACGCAATGCCCGTATGGATTCGTCATGGGGGTTTCCTCGCGTTCGAGCTCCCGTCAGTGACTCCTCACCGCCGTTAAAAAAAAGTATGAAAGGTAATCGACTTTATGATAGTTTTATCCTTGTTATTTGGCGGTAATTAAcaacacaaaatcatcatataaAATTCTTCTCAAAAAAATAACCATGTGCTTGGTTCTTGATTTTGGACAAGTACGTGATATTTAGCTATTTTAAGTATTGACAACAAACACTAGTACAAAATACATTTTTGAATGTTTCATAAATAGAACAGAACTCTAAAATGGATACATACGTTAATCAAAAATACAAACTCGATTAATACCATTATCCCAATAATAATTACGgaaattaaagcttaaaagtaaagAAGGTGTTTACCTGATCAAATATTTTGTAGTGAATCTTTAATGTGTCTCAACTCATTCACTACATATTCCATATTAATCCGTTGGGATGGTGAATGCACAGAGCATGATACTCCAATCTTAATTATTGAAGCTAAACATTCTTCCAATTTTTGTGTGTTTGCTTCATTGCTTTGCAACTCAATTACATCATTATCAATAATATCGACAATTTCATGGCCGTCTTGCAAGGCCATGTAGGCAAATTCGTGAAGGCTTGAGCCATCATTAAATACGTCGTCTGTCGGTTTTTTTCCAGTCATTACATGCAGTAACAATATTCCATAACTGTAGACGTCCCCGTTACTTGTCATCTCACTCCCAAGACCGTACTCTGCAACTTACAATAATCAGGTTACTTTataaactgtattttgtagtattGTCACCTTATATAATCATTTTAAATTAGTCATAGAATAGTTTTGAGTTCAAATAGGTTTTTTTTTTAAAGTGTTACTATTTACTTTAGAGAAAAATGATATCTATCCATATTTTTATGTTTAAGAGATTACCCGGAGGTGCATAGCCAATTGTTCCTTTGATCCCGGTTGAGCTGTTTTGGTTTGAATCTGCTCCAAGAATTCGAGCTAAACCAAAGTCTCCGACATGAGCCACCATATCCTCATCAAGTAGAATGTTGCTAGGCTTTATGTCACCATGAACTATGGTTGTTTGGCAGCGATTGTGAAGATAATCAAGCGCATATGCAATATCCATCAGAATATTCAGTCTTTGAATAAGGCTTAGTCTAGATGTATGGGCACTGGAGTGTAACCAATCATTTAAACTCCCATTGGGCATGAATTCATATACCAAAGCCTTGAAATCATTGTCTTGAAAGTCAACACTTGAACATGAAGTTATTATCTTCAACAGATTCCGATGTCTAATGTTGCGCCATGCATCACACTCCCTCGTGAAGCTGCGTAAAGCTCTTCGATTTTGAAGACTTAGAACTTTGACTGCAACAAATATTTCGTTACCAACTATGTTAAGGATTCCTTTATAAACAGAGCTAAATCCACCTTTACCAATCAAATTCGATTCAGAGAAGCCATTGGTGGCATTAAGAAGTTGATTGTAGGAAACTTGTAAGAACCGTTCATTCATTGATGATTGAGACGGTTGGCCATTGCTTCTCGTTTTGCACCAAACGTACACAACACATAATATGACTAAAATTGTGGATGAACACAATATGACTATTAGTATCAACTTTTTCTCATGTCTTCGCTTCTTCTTACATTTGTGTAATCCAAGTCCAGTCAAGCCACCACAAAGCCTAGTATTTCCTACAACTGAGAATTCACGTGTGTTGGCAAAAACTCCTCTGATTGGTACTTCACCCTCAAAATCATTGAACGATAGGTTTATAAACTTTAATGATAATTGTTGTGAGAATTGCGTTATTTGGCCTGATAAATTATTCTGTGAAATATCGAGCACCACCAATCCCTTGAGGGAAGTCAAGGAAGGTGGTATTGAGCCTTGCAATACGTTGCCTCTGAAGGATATAAATGTGAGGCCGGTGCACCCACCAATGCCATCTGGAATATTACCAGATAAATTATTATAAGACAAATCCATATGGTCCAACAGTTCTAGGTATCCAACCTGGATTGGAATTGAACCAAACAGTTGGTTTTGAGAAAGATCTAATGTTTTGGACAAAGATGGAAGTTGAAAAACTGAAACTGGTATTTTGCCACATAGTTTATTGTCATAGAGACGTAACTCTAGTAGACTATGACAATTCCCTAAATTTGACGGAATAAGCCCTTCCAACCTATTGGAATATAAATCAAGCCTATTCAACAATGATAAGTTCGCGATGACATCTGGTATAGGCCCTGAAATATTGTTTTCATATAGAATAATTTGTTGTACCTTTTGAAGCATACCAATTGTATCTGAGATTATTCCTGAGAACCGGTTAGCTTCTAGATTTAAACCTACCAAACCAACAAGATTACCAACGCTTGAAGGTATGTTTCCATGTAACTGATTTTCTCCTAAATAAAGAAGGCTTAGTTGATCAGAAAGATTACCAATTGATCTCGGGAGTACTCCTTGTAAACTACAAGTTGAAACATCCAAAGTCATTAACATGCTGCAGTTTTTCAAAGAATCGATGAACTTCATGTCATCAGCTTCTCCTTGCTGATGAAGGTTGTTACGACTTACCATAATTCTAGTTATATTTACTAGTTTAGCAAAATCTATCGACAACATCCCACTAAAACTATTCCGACCCATTGAAAAATTCCTAATTTAGAACAGTTTGATATAGAGGGTGGAAGAAGTCCATGTAGTTGGTTAGCATTTAAGTCGATGTATTCAAGATTTGGGAGCATTGCACCAAACTCTAGAGGAAGACTACCTCTAAGATTATTAAAAGGCATGGAGTAATAAACAAGGAGGGAGAGGTTATAAATGGAATTAGGGATGGTTCCTGTTAAAAAACATGCACCTAAATCTATTTCTTTTAAGATTTTCAAGTTGCCTAAGGTGTCTGGACTTTCCCACCAAACGGATTTTTAGGCGCGGAGAATACTTTTAGTGACGTTACATTCCCCAAGAACGATGGGACCCCACCGGTTAACTTATTTGCATCAACAGCCACCAAAGCAAGTTTGGGGAGGAAACCAATCTCTTTCGGTATGCTTCCAACTAGCTTATTGTGATCAAGCCACAATTGTATTACGTTATAGAAACCGGACAAATTAGTTGGAATGACTCCACTGAAACCATTATGACCAATATCAAGGCGAAGTAGCCTATATAGATGAGTGATTTCATTTGGGATGGATCCTTGAAGGCTGTTGTTATATAGAGAAAATTCTCGGAGGAAGGTGAGGTTCCCAACATGAGGAGACAAAGAGCCTTGTAATCCTTGCGACTCTAGTATTATAGTGGTCACTCGCCTATGACGCTCTCCACATGTAACACCACTCCAATCACATAAATCAAACGATTCATTCCATGAGGTTAGACCTCCGTATGGATCACTTATCATTGACTTGAATGACAACAAAGCCTGAAGATCGGTCTCATTGGAAGATGTACATGAGATGGTGGCGGTAATCACAAATATGACACCAACGTAAAAAGGTAAACATATACGCTGATAGAAAGACGGTGGTTTACAAATTATTGGTTGTCTTGAGTTCATTTTGGAAATAAACGTGAAACCATAAGAATAAGTCAGTGTTGCCTAtggtttataattataattaataaaattatttgacTTTCTTTAAATTGTTTTAACTAACTTATATACTTTTATTACCCGCGAGTTACCCGCAGTTTGTTGGGTTATTTAGTTTTCAATTAATGAGAAAGTCCCAAAGCCCAACAAATTAGGCCCAATACAAGGTAGACTTGGCCTTGTATGTTTAGGGCATCATTTAAATGGAAAAAGTGCAGTCATTTCACATTCAATAGAGTGGAGAGATTAAGAAAAAGAGAGAAACCTCAATTCTCGTTTTTGAAGACTGCAACTCACAAATCAGACgttccccggagatccgaccgttgaatattCACCATTTTTGTATAGCGTGTTCCTTACATCTGGGCCAAGGTTTTCAACCATTGAATTCGTCTCAAGTGGTCTCTAGCTTAAGTTACAGCCGGTCAAACAGTAGCAGTTTTCGGGTGACGAATTTCCTCTTTTGTCTTTAGGttttttcatatacttgttgatttttgtagttcaagagtatgatgatgttgtatgcctctagttgatctagagaagaccTATTGGTTTGGTCTCTGATGTgccaaaagtgtgtgcagtagtgcttaatctgtctttcaacttttaaatttataaaacctttattttacttttaacatcCTAACGGAAGGATCAAACAATTAAAAGCTTAACTCAAAAATCCAACTAGCTAAccactccccggcagcggtgccaaaaagctTGATAAGCTTGCACAAACATGCTTTCTTTTAGATTTATATTTGAATTAAACGTGGACTCGACTAGGTGACAAGCTTCGAAAAAACAATGACTCGGTCCTTGTATTAGTAAGTTTTCTGTTTAagattcgtcccaagagagcggtaatTGCTTATTGAATTGATGAAAACTCATAATTATCCTAAGGTTTGTTTGGTTAGGGGGTTTGTATTTTGAAATGTTTTAAGAAAACACTTGCACAATTATTAGCCAGCAACTATAAATGATTAATAACTATCAATAATAAAAGCATGCACACTTGACTATTCCACTTGAAGCATTCAGAATGTTCTTTTATCTACTTAAGATCAAATTGTGTTCAAACTATATGTTCTAGTATCCGTACTAGAGTTCTAATGATCAAATTAACATTCGCGAATTCCCATAAGCTTACATCAATAAGATCTTGTTGAATCATGAGAGTCCCATTAGTAATTAACTTGTATTAAAGTCCTCTGAAATTCTTTGGtaatcaaaatcccttaagaaaacTAAACTTCACTATTttgactaaggaccaattgaaAATCAATCCAAACCAAGAACCCAATCCCTTGAAATCCCCAATTTGATTGTCtaaatcacctaagtgttgaagtacaagttgcttcactaatcaaatccctaagAAAAACTAGACAACTCATATAACCAAAGTAAAGTCCAAAACAAAGATAGCAAAGGTTCTTTAGCTAATtctaacaacaaaactcaatcaacAACTCATAAGTTTCATTCAAACACAATCATAAACATGAATATAGAACAATCCTTAGCTTATAAGCTTCATAATCAAGTATACATATAAGATTCTAGCCAAGCATGGCTAGAACAAACATAATACTACAAGTAAAAGAAGATTCAAACATCATATTACAATATTAAAGATAAAATTGTACCAAACTATGAAATTACAACTTTGAGCTAGATGTAgaatatgaagatgatgaagaaacaaGCCCTAGATCTTGAGCTAGCCCCAAATACTTGATGTAGATGATGAAAATTGATGAAAACTTAATGAAAACCCTAATTTACCTCAGCCTCCAAAACTACACTCTAACCTCTAACTACAACATAATGAGAAAACTCCATCTCTTTTTATTTATATTCCACTTAAAATTTCTGCCCAGAAAACCCATATGAACGTCGTTCCTGTATCTCGAACATCGTTCCTGGTGCCCGTTGGATGGGAACGCCGTTCTACAATGTGGAACATCGTTCTGTTGCACTAGAAAGTGGAACTCAGTTCCTTAATTAGGAACTTCGTTCCCAATTCGGTCTCTATAAGCTCTGTTTCATTTTTCTTCATTTTATTTACATTGGGACGTCGTTCTTCAGACTTGGAACGTCTTTTTCTGCAGGTGGATCGTCGTTCGCTTGTTTGGAACGACGTTCGGTCATTTGGAACGATGTTCCTATGAATTCGAACGTCGTTCTTGGTCAGATTTCAGCACTTTGCATTTTTCTTGTTCTTTTGCACAACatattggtcaattttacaccaatttCATACTCAAGACTGCAGCCCTGCTTAGAACGCGACTTTCCCAAATTTCTTCACTTTTAGAGcacaatggatgtcaaaactgagtAGAATGAGGTAGATATTACGTAAGAAACGTAGTGTAAATGAGCAATATCAAGCATAACTAGCGAAACGCTGAAACCAAGCCTGAggggcctgtttaaggccatacTAGGACTTCTGCAAATGACAAACATGATCATGGTGACTGGTATCTCGAAAACCTGGAGGCTGATGCATATACACTATCTCGGTAAGAATGCCATAAAGAAACAtattcttgacatctagctgatgaacATGCCATTGTCTAAAATCGAAAAGCTTGCTCAAGTGAGCATAATTCATTTTTACCATACCTAGTTTGGTTAGTATGAGATGCGAAACAGACGTGATTGTGTATATGCGATCATATTGGACGTTAGCCATGATTAATGTTAGACCACAAAAGAAGGATGAGTTTATTTAGCGTTTATGAGTAATTAGAATACGAAGACGGCGGTTATAGTGTTAATTTACAGAAAAATGTTCGGTTTATTACGGTTGTAATATGAAGATTACAGTTTAGAGCAGTTATGACATGAAGGTGGTGGTTTTGAGCATTGACGCTCTAATACCATAAAGACCATCGAATTTGTGGTCTGTGTGTTTTTGCGTATCAATCAAAATACAAACAACGAGTTTAAATATGACAAAATATGGGCTCACCCATAAGACTAACTAAATGGGCTATCAATATAAGCTAAAGTAGGTTGTAAATACAAATAGGTCCGCTAACATGGAAGACTTGAGAATATGTGGGTCAAAATGAAGGGAATTTGGGCTCAACTGTTGGGCCTAATTATTGAAAGTGTTAGCATAGAAGGAAAATTATCAGGTCATTTCCATGGGCTGCTAGAAAGGATCAACATAAACCTCTTAAGTCGAAAGAAAGTTCATGTGTTCTCTTTACATGTTtggagtgtttttaattctccgtaGTTTGTGTTTCTTGCTAGAAGAATAATTAATTTGCACGAAGTAGTACTTTTATATCATCAAATTTCTGACTATGTCAATATCATGAATGTAgtgtaacaccattcacatctcaGAATTTTAAGTTAAACAATTATTTATGATATAACTACTTCTCTATCAAAGAGAGTATAGTAAAGATGCATAGCACTTGATTCCAGATTGAATTGTTTGCAGGGAGACATTACATGATTCGGACTACTTATACATATAAGTCTTCCTATTTGTCGTGACGAATCTATGATCAAAACTCAATTGGTCTCGGTTTTTTACATAGTACCATTCATATTTAGTGATTGTTTACCTCCAAAAAAATCATAAATTCTACAAATATATGAGGTCATATGGTTAAATTTAGTGATGTCATATACAATTTAAATGGTACTCtgtaaaaaaacataaaaaaaaaaaaaaaaaaaattcctagcTGGGGGTGTCATGGCCTAAGCTTAATGCACGAAGACAATAAGAATTAAGCTCAACGAGTACTAAAAAAGATGCTAACGACAGTGTTTCACCATATTAAGGCGGTTATTTGGTTTCTGTCGAATGACTCAATTCAATGGTAGATTTATATTCTATGGAGGACCGGTTTCAATAAAGTTGTAGATATTCTTATCTGCTTATCTGGAACTAGGAGATATATAGATACCCCCAGTTGCCAAAAAAAAGCTAAACAGAAGTATAAACTCTTATTTGCTAGCCTAAATCACATATTTGAGACCTAGATTTTTTCACAAATTGATACACGAATGTAAGCAATAGACTAATGATATTAAAAATTATGCCATTTAACGTACAAATCTAGTTGTACTGATTCCTATTCATCacatatttttgtgtcatgatcatcACAGCCCCATATGATACAACTTGTATATTAGGGTCCCGTTTTTATTTCGAGTTGTTCTTAAAGTTCCACTCCATTTGGGAATCATGGATGTTTGATGCCTAATTGGAAAATTTCAATCCAAAAGGCTAACATCCACCTCACCAAATAAGTATATTGATATATAGAAATTAGATTGAAGAATCTTAATCATGTCTTAAATTAATTAACACGCGCACAATAGCTTGACGTATGCATGAATCAGACTTTTTAAGTACTAAGCAGACCAAACCCATTAGTCAGTTCTCTGTATATAGTTTCTTGAAAAGGCCAGCTTAATAGAACATGATTAAGCGCCATTGATCTCAAATCTGCAACGTTTTATTCGTTTCCAGCAACAATGATAATATATATGGTTTAAAACATCAGGTACGTTTCTTATAAATGTTATAGCACTTACGATTCATCAAACAATGTTCGTGTGCAACTAGCTTTGCAGATGTATTCGAGCCACTTGTATTTTCGATACTAAAGTAACACATGCCTACGTAGCAAAGGTAACAGGAGTAGTCTAGGC includes these proteins:
- the LOC139852296 gene encoding uncharacterized protein, whose product is MNSRQPIICKPPSFYQRICLPFYVGVIFVITATISCTSSNETDLQALLSFKSMISDPYGGLTSWNESFDLCDWSGVTCGERHRRVTTIILESQGLQGSLSPHVGNLTFLREFSLYNNSLQGSIPNEITHLYRLLRLDIGHNGFSGVIPTNLSGFYNVIQLWLDHNKLVGSIPKEIGFLPKLALVAVDANKLTGGVPSFLGNQGEADDMKFIDSLKNCSMLMTLDVSTCSLQGVLPRSIGNLSDQLSLLYLGENQLHGNIPSSVGNLVGLVGLNLEANRFSGIISDTIGMLQKVQQIILYENNISGPIPDVIANLSLLNRLDLYSNRLEGLIPSNLGNCHSLLELRLYDNKLCGKIPVSVFQLPSLSKTLDLSQNQLFGSIPIQVGYLELLDHMDLSYNNLSGNIPDGIGGCTGLTFISFRGNVLQGSIPPSLTSLKGLVVLDISQNNLSGQITQFSQQLSLKFINLSFNDFEGEVPIRGVFANTREFSVVGNTRLCGGLTGLGLHKCKKKRRHEKKLILIVILCSSTILVILCVVYVWCKTRSNGQPSQSSMNERFLQVSYNQLLNATNGFSESNLIGKGGFSSVYKGILNIVGNEIFVAVKVLSLQNRRALRSFTRECDAWRNIRHRNLLKIITSCSSVDFQDNDFKALVYEFMPNGSLNDWLHSSAHTSRLSLIQRLNILMDIAYALDYLHNRCQTTIVHGDIKPSNILLDEDMVAHVGDFGLARILGADSNQNSSTGIKGTIGYAPPEYGLGSEMTSNGDVYSYGILLLHVMTGKKPTDDVFNDGSSLHEFAYMALQDGHEIVDIIDNDVIELQSNEANTQKLEECLASIIKIGVSCSVHSPSQRINMEYVVNELRHIKDSLQNI